The genomic DNA AAAGGCGGATCAACCCTTGGCGGTTTGATCGTCCTGTTGATCAACGTCGTCGGTTTCGGCGGGATCGGCTACGCCGTTGGTGGCGTCGCCGGGGCGATCTGGGTAACGTTGGTTGGTTTGGTGCTTTTCGCTCTGCTTTTCGCCTGGCCAACAATTACGACCGGCGCTGAACAAACGGGCATCGGCAAACTCGTTGTCGCGCCAATCGCCCTGATTGCCAGCTTCGCGCTTTTTATCCCTGCAATGCTTGTAAGTTTGCTGCGCAAAGCAGCTGCCAAACGCGACGAGCGGTTGGGCATTGAGCCGTCAGCCGACCCCGCCCCAGTCGATGAAGCACCCAAGAAGAGCTTTTTCCGCGGGCGCTGGACCGACGCCACCACACTTTCCATGTTCCTCGTCAACGCCGTCATCGCACTCATCATTGCGGTCATCGTTTTCGGGCCGATGGCTGCAACGTTCTTCGCCGTCTTCGCGACGCCGATCTTCATCACGGCGCTCTTCTTCATCGGCTTGAATGGGGCAAACCCCACCCTTGCCCAGCCGGGTGAGAACGACGATATCGTCGAAGCCTGAGACCTTCCGGGCACGCGCCAGAGATCACCGCAAAGCGAGAGTAGCGATTAAAGAAGCGAGAGCGGCGATTAAAACTGCTCTTGCATCCGCCTCAATCCGACCTGGCGGTTCGAGGCGGCCAGTGCGTCGCCAAGTGTTCGGACGCCTTTGGTCTCCAGGATCGGTAAAAGCTTCAGGAACACCTCACCGGTGGCAAGCGCATCGCCAAGGGCGGTGTGCCGGTCCTCATCGGACAAGGTGATACCGAAGCGCTCAGAAAGCCCGTCCAGCGATAGCGACCCGTCGCGTCCAAGCGCGTGGGCGGCGAGAAGCAATGTGTCCAGAACGGGCTGCTCAAAACGTTTGCCCAAGGCCTGTTCCTTCATTGAAAGGAACTTCATATCGAACGCCGCATTATGAGCGATCAAAGCAGCCCTACCCACATATCGGTGAAACCTCGGCAGCGTCTCCACAGGCGACGGCGCGTCCGCAACCATCGCATCGGTTATGCCGTGAATCTTCGTCGAAGCGGCTGGGATCGAACGGCCTGGATTAACGAACTCATTGAAAATCTCCCCACGCAGGAGACGGCCGTTCACGATGCGGGCCGCGCCAACCGAGATGATTTCATCGCCTTTTGACGGCTCAAGACCGGTTGTTTCAAGGTCGAACACCACACACGTCAACGCAGTCAGCGGCGTCTGATCAAGTTCGGCCGCATGCGGGCGATTGAGAAGGTCAAAGTCATAGAACTCTGCGCGCGCCTGCGCCGGCATGTAGGAACGTTCGGTGCGTTCATAGCGCTCCGCAGCCAACCGCAACGGCATACGCAAACGCGACACACGATCATTGATCGCAGCCACTGAAACATCCGTGCGATGCCGGTGCAGGATATCTTGCCCGGTCACTGCACCAAGGTCCGGCTCAAGCGGTTCATCCAACCATTCCGCGAGCAAGTCTTGCTCGATCGGCGGGGCGGCAAACATCAGGTCGATATAGCCCTCGCCATCTTGTGCAATGGTTGCGATCAGTCGGAAGTAATCGAGACCGCAATGCACCGAGAGGCGATTACCGAGCCGATCCAGTAAATCGGAGATCGCGGCGCTGTCACAGTGAAGCCAGACGGGATCGCCTTCAACATCGAACGTCAGACCCCGTTCCTCGGAATTGCGTTCCTGAACGCACTCGAACAGCGTGTGCGAAAAAACAGCACTCATCGGCCACGCACTGCCCAAAACATCGAGCAGGAGGGTGTCGAGGCGATCAAGCTCCTCTGCCATGTCGCGGATTTCGGCCGCCATGACGTCGGCGTCGTTGTGGCCGGTCAGCGCCTCGAAACGCCGTTTAAGATCGTCGTGTAGATCGAAAAGCGAGCGCTCGCGCCAAAGCGCCTGTGAAAGCGAATTGGTAACCTCATCAAAGGTCACCACGTAGCCAACGGGATCCGTTCCGGCATCATCAAGCATGAGCGACATACGCCCCTTGATGATCGTTCGCCCATCCACCGTCCCGGCCATCATCAAAACGGATAGACCGTCCTCGTGCTCCGCGTGCCGGCCATGCCGCAACCGACCCTTCAAACGGGTCAGGGCGTGCCGAAACGTTCGCGGAGCCAGTACTTCAAACAGCGGTCGATCAAGACCAACGCCTTCGGGGATCTTCAGCAGCTGGATCGCACGCCGATTGTACAGCAAAACCTGGTGATCAAGCGTGCAGATCAGGACACCGTCATGCAGGTCTCGCAAAACCGTCTCCAGCCGCGTTTTCGCATGCGTTTCGCGCGATCCCCGCTCGTCGGCCTCGGGAGCCTGCCAACCCTTTTCAAGGAGTGCTGACGCTTCACGAACCAGCGTTTGCAGCTGCCCAGGTTGTTGCACTCCCGCAAGGGCTACGGGCCCCGCGTCCGGCACCGAGCGAATGGCCTGCTCAACCCGTTGGATCGGCGCCAGCAAGCCGTGCTCGATTTTCGCCCTCATCGCAAAAGCGGCGATGATCGCGGCTGCACACACCAGCCCAGCGACCGGCAACAGAGCGCCGGCAAGCCCGCCTGGCGAGCCGGCCACCATGATGACAACAAGCAAACTGAGCGTGGCTGCGCACAACACCAGTGTGGGCAGTACGAAACGAAGCGCTCCAGACGGTCGTGAGCCACCTGCATTGGCCATTGTGACATCTCCCGGCATTGCGTGGCCAAAGGCCGACGCAGCGTGACCGACGCCTTACCGTGTGGCGGCGCTTTTGCGGTCAACGTCCCTATGGTCTTACCGATCCCGGATCGGCGCTTTGATTCTAGCCAATCTGCAGACAATTTTGCTCTTAGCCATCCGCCTAAGCTGGACTGACCGGGTGCACTCTACCCCTGCGCCGTGGGGGCCGCTTGCTCATCCGCAGCGGGAAGCCCAAGGCGGCCACACACAGCGTTGACAACCGGGCTGTCCTCACCCGGGTTCATCCAAGCATCACTGGGTGGCATCCCGCGTGCATCAAGGCCAAAATCCTCGCCTGTGCGGGTACGTTCTCCGGTCTCGCAATTGATGAACATCTCTGCGAGAAGCGTGCCGCTCAAACGCTCTGCAAGATAGACGACCACAAGAACCACATTTTCAATTTCAGGGTTGGTCAGCGCCGAACTGTGGTCGACGGCGACCAGCCGGTTGATCCGAGGTCTGAAATACGTCCACGGCTGGTAAGGAGCCTGCGTTGTAAAGGTCTGGACAACCTCCACCTCTGGGGGAAGCTTTGACGTGGTCTCACCGTACCATGCGTACTCGACATGGATGGTCAGAGCGATCATGCCGACACCAGCCGCCGCAGGAAATGTCCACCGCGGCACGTTGAGACGAAAGAGCTTGGATATCGCCAGCAGCAAGGCGGCAAGGCCGATGCCGCCTGCGATTGCTCCGATGTATCCTAGAAACATACCATCTCTCTTTAACAAGGCCCTGACGGGCCGCTGTCTTAGCGCGGCGATGAACCGTGCGCTAGCCGCCCAAAAGGCAACGCCGGGCCAGCATCTTGCCCAATGCTAGCTAGCCTGCGCTCCGCCCATGCCCCAGAGCCGACTGCAAGTTCTTAATGACGTTGAACGCGTCCTTGAGGTGATTGCGCTCGAACGCCGACAAACGGGACGGAGCAAGGAAGTTATCAGGCTTTCGGCCCTCATTGATCTGCCTCGCCTGGTGGCGAAGTCGCATCGAAGAGATCAGGTCGAGCGCAGCAATAAGGTCGCTGCCGCCACTGTCCGAAACCGTTCCAGCCTTCTGGGCCGCCATGAGCCTTTCGCGCGTATTTACCGCTTCGATTGCGCCTTCAAGCGCGTACATGCGCGCCAAATCGACAATCGGGACAACGCCATTGAGTTTCAGGTCTAACGTGTCCTTGTGTTCGCCCGATCGAATGAGCGCGAAGCCCCGAAAAAGGCTCAACGGCGGCGTATGCTTTAACGAATTGGCCGCCATGTGTGCGCGGAAAATCGAATTGGATTTTGCCAGATCAAGTGTCCGCTTCTGCAGGCCATCGAACAGGGAAAATTGCCCGGCGATCGGGCGGAGATCGAACATGACCGACGCGAGCATTTGCGCCATGGGGTCGGGCTTTTTCACCCACTTTTCGAAGTAGCTCCTCCAGACTGACACCGGTTGGCGCCATTGATCGTTCGTGGCCATCATGTCGCCAGGGCAATAAAAATAGCCGGCCACATCAAGCCCGTCCGAAACGAACTGTGCGAGTTGCTTGAAATACGCGTCATCGGTAGCCGGATTGAACGCATCATCGAGAACCAGACAATTATCCTGATCGGAGATACCGGTTTGCTCGCGCCGTCCTTGGCTGCCGCAGGCGAGCCAAAGATAGGGAACAGGTGGCGGGCCCAGCTTATCTTCCGCAAGGTCCAGCAAGCGGACGGTCAGCGCGTCTGTAATCGAGGTGATGACATGCCCAACCTCATGTGGCCTGACGCCTGAACCGACCAGTTGCGCCAACAGGGCGGGCACCTGATCAATGATGTGCGCCAGGTCTTCAGGGTGTGATTTTCGGCGAATGTCGCCGATCATGTAAATCGCGGACACCTGCTGCCGCCTCACCAAATTGGTCCGGGTGATGATCCCGACAGGCTTGCCATCCTCCACGATCGGAAGGTGGCCAATGCCTTTTGAGCTCATGGCGAGCATGGCATCGAAACCCGAAGCACTCGCGTCGAAAGAGAGCGGGTCCGCCGTCATGATCGATGCGACGGGTGCGTCTGCATCACCACCGGTCGCCACGATGCGGCCGGTTATGTCGCCCGTCGTCAACAGGCCGACCAATGCGCCATCATCGACAACCAGCACGCACGAAATATGCTTGTCCGACATAATGGCAGCGGCGTCCCGAACCGCCATGTCGCTGCTGACCGAGATCGGGTTTCTGGTCATGAGTTCGGCGAGCGGTACCCCGACCAGGCTGGCGTCCGAGGCTTTATTTGTAGCATCGCTGGGCGTGAAACGTTTGAAGAAGGAGTTGAACGCGGACTCGGTTTCAACAAGCAACTCAAACGTTTTCATTGGAAGGCGGTAGACGACCGTATCGGTATCTCCATCGTCTGCCTTCGCTCGCGCAGCCTGGTTGGCAACGCCGTCATTGAACAGGGCGCGCGATCCAAAGCTGTCGCCAACATGCACCTGAGAGATCAGGTCGCCATCAGCGGACAACAACTCAACTTGCCCACGCGCGACGATCCGCAAGCCGTCGACGTCCTGGCCGTAGCCATAGACCATCGCCCCGTCGGCGTAGGCCTCGACATCAAGGTTCGCGAGCAGATCGGCTGCCGCTTTCTCGGACAAACTGTCGAACGGGTGATG from Pseudomonadota bacterium includes the following:
- a CDS encoding exonuclease domain-containing protein, with translation MANAGGSRPSGALRFVLPTLVLCAATLSLLVVIMVAGSPGGLAGALLPVAGLVCAAAIIAAFAMRAKIEHGLLAPIQRVEQAIRSVPDAGPVALAGVQQPGQLQTLVREASALLEKGWQAPEADERGSRETHAKTRLETVLRDLHDGVLICTLDHQVLLYNRRAIQLLKIPEGVGLDRPLFEVLAPRTFRHALTRLKGRLRHGRHAEHEDGLSVLMMAGTVDGRTIIKGRMSLMLDDAGTDPVGYVVTFDEVTNSLSQALWRERSLFDLHDDLKRRFEALTGHNDADVMAAEIRDMAEELDRLDTLLLDVLGSAWPMSAVFSHTLFECVQERNSEERGLTFDVEGDPVWLHCDSAAISDLLDRLGNRLSVHCGLDYFRLIATIAQDGEGYIDLMFAAPPIEQDLLAEWLDEPLEPDLGAVTGQDILHRHRTDVSVAAINDRVSRLRMPLRLAAERYERTERSYMPAQARAEFYDFDLLNRPHAAELDQTPLTALTCVVFDLETTGLEPSKGDEIISVGAARIVNGRLLRGEIFNEFVNPGRSIPAASTKIHGITDAMVADAPSPVETLPRFHRYVGRAALIAHNAAFDMKFLSMKEQALGKRFEQPVLDTLLLAAHALGRDGSLSLDGLSERFGITLSDEDRHTALGDALATGEVFLKLLPILETKGVRTLGDALAASNRQVGLRRMQEQF
- a CDS encoding DUF294 nucleotidyltransferase-like domain-containing protein gives rise to the protein MEAARQSAAQFVRQHHPFDSLSEKAAADLLANLDVEAYADGAMVYGYGQDVDGLRIVARGQVELLSADGDLISQVHVGDSFGSRALFNDGVANQAARAKADDGDTDTVVYRLPMKTFELLVETESAFNSFFKRFTPSDATNKASDASLVGVPLAELMTRNPISVSSDMAVRDAAAIMSDKHISCVLVVDDGALVGLLTTGDITGRIVATGGDADAPVASIMTADPLSFDASASGFDAMLAMSSKGIGHLPIVEDGKPVGIITRTNLVRRQQVSAIYMIGDIRRKSHPEDLAHIIDQVPALLAQLVGSGVRPHEVGHVITSITDALTVRLLDLAEDKLGPPPVPYLWLACGSQGRREQTGISDQDNCLVLDDAFNPATDDAYFKQLAQFVSDGLDVAGYFYCPGDMMATNDQWRQPVSVWRSYFEKWVKKPDPMAQMLASVMFDLRPIAGQFSLFDGLQKRTLDLAKSNSIFRAHMAANSLKHTPPLSLFRGFALIRSGEHKDTLDLKLNGVVPIVDLARMYALEGAIEAVNTRERLMAAQKAGTVSDSGGSDLIAALDLISSMRLRHQARQINEGRKPDNFLAPSRLSAFERNHLKDAFNVIKNLQSALGHGRSAG